In a single window of the Streptacidiphilus sp. P02-A3a genome:
- a CDS encoding alpha/beta fold hydrolase: MTAELSTREAGDPGRPTLLLVHGSGQGARMWRRQLASLSDRYHVVAVDLPGFGCSPGPFSMARAVAGVARLAERHRPAHVCGISLGSVVAAGVAAERPELVDRLVLSGPVIAPARSGPGLIRRYRRWPGWLVRAVTDVPDRAGWLAVVGAMEATDLTDLLPSITAPTLVLCGQRDRECLPDAHTMAAAVPAAHLVVVPHVGHLIPVTAPKAFDAVVGGFLGSAG; encoded by the coding sequence GTGACAGCGGAGTTGTCCACCCGGGAGGCGGGTGATCCCGGCCGTCCCACGCTGCTGCTGGTCCACGGCTCGGGGCAGGGGGCGCGCATGTGGCGGCGGCAACTCGCCTCCCTGTCCGACCGCTACCACGTCGTCGCGGTCGACCTGCCCGGATTCGGCTGCTCGCCGGGGCCGTTCAGCATGGCCCGGGCGGTCGCCGGGGTCGCCCGGCTCGCGGAGCGGCACCGACCCGCGCACGTCTGCGGGATCTCGCTGGGTTCGGTGGTCGCGGCCGGAGTCGCCGCCGAGCGCCCGGAGTTGGTGGACCGGCTGGTCCTCAGCGGACCGGTGATCGCGCCCGCGCGGTCCGGGCCGGGACTCATCCGCCGCTATCGCCGCTGGCCGGGGTGGCTGGTGCGGGCGGTCACCGACGTGCCGGACCGGGCCGGGTGGCTGGCCGTCGTCGGCGCGATGGAGGCCACCGACCTGACCGACCTGCTGCCGTCGATCACCGCGCCGACACTGGTGCTGTGCGGGCAGCGGGACCGGGAGTGCCTGCCGGACGCGCACACCATGGCGGCGGCGGTGCCCGCCGCCCACCTGGTGGTCGTCCCGCACGTCGGGCACCTGATCCCGGTCACCGCGCCGAAGGCCTTCGACGCCGTCGTCGGCGGGTTCCTGGGCAGCGCGGGATGA